In the genome of Dermacentor andersoni chromosome 3, qqDerAnde1_hic_scaffold, whole genome shotgun sequence, one region contains:
- the LOC126525156 gene encoding polycystin family receptor for egg jelly-like, which produces MLEDLVWVFFVEQWLQPEGEDQDSPRSFRFRPADGQQQADFWTLFRRRLQRHFFTGHTWFNVIARYRSSKFTRAQRVTCALFVILSAMMFNVMYHDVDTSSDGEHLSFFEVPVHLNDFLLGLQVSLVTVPLGVFVIFVFSNCRPRPLSAAPERRRPRISLFSYLDNLSHNYSESRSEHRTQMLQEYARLVREGRRGLLPWWFQLVGWVVALAGSLVCSAVICLYGFSYGDKRSKEWLFRSLTGLLHNEIILEPLKVILISACLARLIPRPPEVDDYSLRNTLTELPEDLRP; this is translated from the exons ATGCTCGAAGACCTGGTCTGGGTGTTCTTCGTCGAGCAATGGCTGCAGCCCGAAGGGGAAGATCAGGATTCCCCCAGGAGTTTCCGTTTCCGGCCAGCCGACGGACAGCAGCAGGCAGACTTCTGGACGCTCTTTCG GCGCCGTCTGCAGCGGCATTTCTTCACGGGCCACACGTGGTTCAACGTGATCGCGCGCTACCGCAGCTCCAAGTTCACGCGCGCCCAGCGCGTCACCTGCGCGCTATTCGTCATCTTGTCGGCCATGATGTTCAACGTCATGTACCACGACGTGGACACGAGTTCGGACGGCGAGCACCTCAGCTTCTTCGAGGTGCCCGTGCACCTCAACGACTTCCTGCTTGGGCTCCAG GTGAGCCTGGTGACGGTGCCGCTGGGCGTGTTCGTCATCTTCGTGTTCAGCAACTGCCGCCCGCGGCCCCTGAGCGCCGCGCCCGAGCGCCGCCGGCCGCGCATCTCGCTGTTCAGCTACCTGGACAACCTGTCGCACAACTACTCCGAGTCGCGCAGCGAGCACCGCACTCAGATGCTGCAG GAGTATGCACGGCTTGTGCGCGAAGGCCGACGGGGCCTGCTGCCCTGGTGGTTCCAGCTGGTCGGCTGGGTGGTGGCGCTCGCCGGCTCCCTCGTGTGCTCGGCGGTGATCTGCCTGTACGGCTTCTCGTACGGCGACAAGCGCTCCAAGGAGTGGCTCTTCCGATCGCTCACGGGCCTGCTCCACAACGAGATCATCCTGGAGCCGCTCAAGGTGATCCTCATCTCGGCCTGCCTCGCCCGGCTCATCCCGAGGCCGCCGGAAGTGGACGACTACAGCCTCCGCAACACGCTCACCGAGCTGCCGGAAGACCTGAGGCCGTGA